The Brassica napus cultivar Da-Ae chromosome C7, Da-Ae, whole genome shotgun sequence genomic interval ttttgttctagAAAACAAAGTAGTTTGAAAAACAGCATCCACTCAGTTGAAAAAAATGCAGCACAAGAAAAAGTGAGTTACTACAGTTACTTAAAAGGCTCTATTTGAGGTCTTTGAAAACTGGACTGTCGATGGCAACACCCATTGAATTCAAGCCATTGTCAACATAGATGGTTGCACCGGTTATGGCAGAGGCCAATGGAGATACCAAGAAGGCTGCTGCATTCCCAACTTCATCTGCATCGTTTCCATTTTCCATAAACCGTAAGATATcaagaaaacacaaacaaatcTAAAGCACACTACAATGATTTGTAGCAAGGAAAACGAACCTGCGGTCAATGTTTTCTGAACAGGCGCATTATTGTATGAATACTCAATCATGGTGTCTATGAAGCCAATTGCTTTCGCTGCTCGGCTTCCCAAAGGACCTAAAAACCAAAACAGTTGTAGTCTTTTATCATCAAAAAGCCTTGATAGTAGGGTCGTAAgagtgatagatgaataacctGCAGAGATGGTGTTGACCctaattttttgtttccttcCAGCTTCAAATGCAAGCACCCGTGTATCACTCTCTAGTGCGGCTTTGGCAGAACTCATACCCCCACCATACCTgcacagaaagaaagagatgcATATAAATCTTTTGAGGAACAAAACTCTGTGTACAAGATAAAGCCAGTATGACACTTACCCAGGAATGATCCTTTCAGAAGCAATGTAAGTAAGAGATATAGAAGCACCTcctgaattattattattattattattatagagAAACAAATTaggaaaacataattaataagaCACATGTGAAGTTTTGTTACATGCCTGGGTTCATAATTGGCAGGAAATGCCTGAGGAGGGAAACAAAAGAGTAACTCGAAGCAGAGATAGCAGCGAGGTAGCCTTTTCTTGATGTCTCCAGAAGAGGTTTGCTAACCTAAAATCTCAAGTGCAATCATCAGGACAATACACTTCTTGTAAACAGTATTAAGATAAGAACACTATGAGTTCTCTACCTCGGGCCCATTTGCAAGTGAGTGGACAAGAATGTCAATGGTTCCAAAATCTTTTCTAACACATTCAGCAGCTTCCTGATTTAAtcaataacaaagaaaaaaaaaagatgagttAAGAAAGTCGCAAGCATCAAGCAAAAACACACACACTTCTCTAGCTTTAGATGTTATCacacatttcaaaatataaaacatctCTTTCATCTATAAGACTATACCTGTACTGTCCAGTTTGATGATCCAGCATATCGCTTATTCGCTTTCACCTGAAAAATGTATCATACAGTTGAGAAAGCAATTTGGATATGATGAGAAAGCTATACAATTAAAATTTCCTTACATCTTCAGGCACATCTTCAGGACTGTCAAACACAGCATCCAAAGGATAAACCTTTTTAATCTCCATCAATGACCCGTCAGGCAGCCTGAATATAGATAGATGGATGAAAAATTAACGTCCCATAATAAGAGACATACATGATCAGATAAAGAAACGAGACTTCACAAGTCCTTACACGCGTGACTGGTCAAATTTTCCACGTCTCAGGCTCGTCTCGAAAATGTTAAGTGCCTAGTAGACCACTCAAAGGTCGTCAGTACATAATGAGCAAtgacaaaaactaaaagaagataaaagacTTTACTTACAGGAACCCATGTCCCAACCAATATTTCAGCACCAGCAGCAGCAAGAGATTTGGCTATGGCCCAACCATATCCATTATCATCAGCTATACCAGCAATGAAAGCCCTTTTCCCTGTAACCATTGAACACAGTTGATTTAACTCAAACAGCTCACGTCCCTCTAACAGCAATCTTGGTAAAGGAAGATAAGCCAACCTCTCAAATCAAtaggaagtccagaagaagcCTTGTTCTCGCTGGATTCAGACATGGCCTTTGTTGAAAAGGAAAAACTCTTTTTAGAAGTTGGAAGAGAACTGTTGTTTCTCAAACATCCGTGTTTCGATAGATGGCGAGTGCAGGCAAGTTTGTCCCATGATGCGTTCCTGGGATTGGCACCGACAATGTAGGTCCCTGCTTTAACAACTTTGCTAGAGATGCTTGGCCTTATTGTAGCAAATTGCAAGCTTGAAGCTGCTGTCGCCGCCATTCTCACGACCTTTCTAATGTTTTCTGTGCCAAAAAAATGTGCAAAAAAATGAGCtttatttctaatgttttattttcgaattCAACACAGTGTAAAGAGAAACGAACATTCGATAAATCTCAATCTACAAAACGGAAAAGCGCATCTGCATTTTTCAAATGATTTGATTCATTATACACAAAACAAAATCTCACATTTTTTCACATAGTTAAAAGAATCAAATGAATCCTGAGAAACACATACACGAACCAgtcataccaaaaaaaaacccaacAAGTTCAGATTTTTCCCAGCCTAACGACAG includes:
- the LOC106411242 gene encoding enoyl-[acyl-carrier-protein] reductase [NADH], chloroplastic isoform X1 codes for the protein MAATAASSLQFATIRPSISSKVVKAGTYIVGANPRNASWDKLACTRHLSKHGCLRNNSSLPTSKKSFSFSTKAMSESSENKASSGLPIDLRGKRAFIAGIADDNGYGWAIAKSLAAAGAEILVGTWVPALNIFETSLRRGKFDQSRVLPDGSLMEIKKVYPLDAVFDSPEDVPEDVKANKRYAGSSNWTVQEAAECVRKDFGTIDILVHSLANGPEVSKPLLETSRKGYLAAISASSYSFVSLLRHFLPIMNPGGASISLTYIASERIIPGYGGGMSSAKAALESDTRVLAFEAGRKQKIRVNTISAGYSSITLTTLLSRLFDDKRLQLFWFLGPLGSRAAKAIGFIDTMIEYSYNNAPVQKTLTADEVGNAAAFLVSPLASAITGATIYVDNGLNSMGVAIDSPVFKDLK
- the LOC106411242 gene encoding enoyl-[acyl-carrier-protein] reductase [NADH], chloroplastic codes for the protein MAATAASSLQFATIRPSISSKVVKAGTYIVGANPRNASWDKLACTRHLSKHGCLRNNSSLPTSKKSFSFSTKAMSESSENKASSGLPIDLRGKRAFIAGIADDNGYGWAIAKSLAAAGAEILVGTWVPALNIFETSLRRGKFDQSRVLPDGSLMEIKKVYPLDAVFDSPEDVPEDVKANKRYAGSSNWTVQEAAECVRKDFGTIDILVHSLANGPEVSKPLLETSRKGYLAAISASSYSFVSLLRHFLPIMNPGGASISLTYIASERIIPGYGGGMSSAKAALESDTRVLAFEAGRKQKIRVNTISAGPLGSRAAKAIGFIDTMIEYSYNNAPVQKTLTADEVGNAAAFLVSPLASAITGATIYVDNGLNSMGVAIDSPVFKDLK
- the LOC106411242 gene encoding enoyl-[acyl-carrier-protein] reductase [NADH], chloroplastic isoform X2, with the protein product MAATAASSLQFATIRPSISSKVVKAGTYIVGANPRNASWDKLACTRHLSKHGCLRNNSSLPTSKKSFSFSTKAMSESSENKASSGLPIDLRGKRAFIAGIADDNGYGWAIAKSLAAAGAEILVGTWVPALNIFETSLRRGKFDQSRVLPDGSLMEIKKVYPLDAVFDSPEDVKANKRYAGSSNWTVQEAAECVRKDFGTIDILVHSLANGPEVSKPLLETSRKGYLAAISASSYSFVSLLRHFLPIMNPGGASISLTYIASERIIPGYGGGMSSAKAALESDTRVLAFEAGRKQKIRVNTISAGYSSITLTTLLSRLFDDKRLQLFWFLGPLGSRAAKAIGFIDTMIEYSYNNAPVQKTLTADEVGNAAAFLVSPLASAITGATIYVDNGLNSMGVAIDSPVFKDLK